The following are encoded together in the Coffea arabica cultivar ET-39 chromosome 1c, Coffea Arabica ET-39 HiFi, whole genome shotgun sequence genome:
- the LOC113724973 gene encoding probable E3 ubiquitin-protein ligase RHC1A, translated as MSSQRNTHWCYQCSRPVQLQSGNLVCPYCDGGFVQELNEVRSNNFRDVEELSQHFRTVGFGARRDRDSEDRFVEPFSGPGFEIMDALDAFVRQRMVSGNTNFDIRSRSGMVPEHNMAFRRGPWLIFRQGPVHASNNDALDLLFNGSPRMGQRNFRDIFMGPGLEELIEQLALHDRQGPAPAPRSAIDAMPTIKITQRHLNIDTHCPVCKDKFELGTEARQMPCNHIYHSDCIVPWLVQHNSCPVCRDELPSMGSGSSRTNRSSRNVNPSNGRGGNNGNGGENQGRRNPFSFLWPFRSSNQSSQNFNETGATSSTTMNEENNNRTYYPGWRFNY; from the coding sequence ATGTCGAGTCAAAGAAACACACATTGGTGCTACCAATGCAGTCGACCAGTTCAGCTTCAAAGTGGTAATCTTGTATGTCCGTATTGCGATGGAGGTTTTGTTCAAGAACTTAATGAGGTCAGAAGCAATAATTTCCGCGATGTAGAAGAACTTAGTCAGCATTTTAGAACCGTGGGGTTTGGAGCTCGAAGAGATAGAGATTCTGAGGATAGATTTGTGGAACCTTTTTCAGGTCCTGGATTTGAAATTATGGATGCACTTGATGCTTTTGTAAGGCAGAGAATGGTAAGTGGGAATACCAATTTTGATATTAGATCAAGATCGGGTATGGTCCCTGAACATAATATGGCTTTTCGTCGTGGTCCATGGTTGATATTCCGTCAAGGTCCTGTTCATGCTTCCAATAATGATGCTCTTGATTTGCTATTCAATGGTAGTCCACGGATGGGGCAGCGTAATTTTCGTGATATTTTTATGGGACCTGGACTGGAAGAATTAATTGAACAACTCGCCTTGCATGACAGGCAGGGTCCAGCTCCTGCTCCTCGTTCCGCTATTGATGCGATGCCTACAATTAAGATCACTCAAAGGCATCTTAACATCGACACCCATTGCCCCGTATGTAAAGACAAGTTTGAACTTGGTACTGAAGCGAGGCAGATGCCCTGTAACCATATCTACCATTCTGACTGCATTGTTCCGTGGTTGGTTCAACACAATTCTTGCCCAGTCTGTCGTGATGAGCTTCCTTCAATGGGTTCTGGAAGTTCTCGAACTAATAGGAGTTCAAGGAATGTTAACCCAAGCAACGGTAGAGGGGGCAACAACGGTAATGGTGGGGAGAATCAGGGAAGGAGGAATCCATTCTCGTTCTTGTGGCCATTTCGTTCATCAAACCAAAGCAGTCAGAACTTTAATGAAACAGGAGCAACTAGCTCAACCACTATGAATGAAGAGAACAACAATAGGACATATTACCCTGGATGGCGTTTTAATTATTGA